In the genome of Pseudarthrobacter sp. IC2-21, one region contains:
- a CDS encoding sensor histidine kinase: MSLAGQYLLLQLLIVLAVLVAVVAISLAQSAATFERIEGRRAQSAAEALGNNPAVRALLPSAEPRGSASLAAVAESVRTVSGSSQVAIAQIDRTVVASSDPNLLSQPLELGASRVMEGRAWTGPVGGAGSQSLSAHVPVLDDNGKMIGIASISRNYPSTLERLGDTVPNLLTYLGVASVLGIAGSLLLARRVKRQTLGMEPSEITGLVENREAMLHGLKEGVVALDPHERITVVNDSARALLGLPADCVGQRLHSLSVEPALKDVLTREQPGPDRLVLVGDRLVVLNRVPIRSRGRDIGSVTTLRDRTELSALERELGTTRTATDTLRAQAHEFANQLHVISGLIQIGEYESVVQFVNGVTVDRTRLNDEVTSRIQDPALAALLIAKSSLATERGVALQLDPESGLGSVDDELSRDLTTVVGNLVDNAFDAVAGLPEPAVRVLVEDAPDGVTVTVRDTGPGVAGDTAEIFRQGFTTKEPGPAGSRGFGLALSRVLCRRSGGDLAVANNKGAVFTAVLKRRKSEL; this comes from the coding sequence ATGTCCCTCGCAGGGCAGTACCTGCTGCTCCAGTTACTGATCGTCCTGGCCGTCCTGGTGGCCGTGGTTGCGATCTCGCTGGCCCAGTCCGCGGCCACGTTCGAGCGCATCGAGGGACGGCGGGCGCAGTCCGCCGCCGAGGCACTGGGCAACAACCCTGCCGTCCGCGCACTGCTCCCCTCGGCGGAGCCGCGCGGCAGCGCCAGCCTGGCGGCGGTGGCGGAGTCGGTCCGCACCGTGTCAGGGTCCTCGCAGGTTGCCATCGCCCAGATCGACCGCACCGTGGTGGCCTCCTCCGATCCGAACCTGTTGTCCCAGCCGCTGGAGCTCGGTGCCAGCAGGGTCATGGAGGGCCGGGCCTGGACCGGCCCCGTGGGCGGGGCGGGCTCGCAGTCCCTGTCCGCCCACGTGCCGGTCCTGGACGATAACGGGAAGATGATCGGCATCGCCTCCATCAGCCGGAACTACCCTTCAACGCTGGAACGGCTGGGGGATACCGTGCCGAACCTCCTCACCTATCTGGGCGTGGCGAGCGTGCTGGGAATTGCCGGCTCCCTGCTGCTGGCCCGCCGGGTGAAGCGGCAGACGCTCGGCATGGAACCCAGCGAAATCACCGGCCTGGTGGAGAACCGGGAGGCCATGCTGCACGGACTCAAGGAAGGCGTGGTGGCCCTGGACCCGCATGAGCGGATCACCGTGGTCAACGACAGTGCCCGCGCGCTCCTGGGGCTCCCCGCCGACTGCGTGGGTCAAAGGCTGCACAGCCTTTCCGTGGAGCCTGCCCTGAAGGACGTCCTGACCCGCGAACAGCCCGGGCCGGACCGGCTGGTGCTGGTGGGCGACCGGCTGGTGGTGCTGAACCGAGTCCCCATCCGGTCCCGGGGCCGGGACATCGGCTCCGTCACCACGCTGCGTGACCGCACGGAACTCTCCGCCCTCGAACGTGAACTGGGCACCACCCGCACCGCCACGGACACCCTCCGCGCCCAGGCGCACGAGTTCGCCAACCAGCTGCATGTGATCTCCGGCCTCATCCAGATCGGCGAATACGAGTCCGTGGTCCAGTTCGTCAACGGAGTCACCGTGGACAGGACCCGGCTGAATGACGAGGTCACCAGCCGCATCCAGGACCCTGCGCTCGCCGCCCTGCTGATTGCCAAGTCCAGCCTCGCCACCGAACGCGGCGTCGCCCTGCAGCTGGACCCCGAATCGGGGCTGGGGAGCGTTGACGATGAGTTGTCCCGCGACCTGACCACCGTCGTCGGAAACCTTGTGGACAACGCGTTCGACGCCGTTGCCGGGCTTCCCGAACCGGCGGTCCGGGTGCTGGTGGAGGACGCTCCCGACGGCGTGACGGTCACGGTGCGCGATACCGGCCCGGGTGTCGCGGGGGACACGGCGGAGATCTTCCGGCAGGGGTTTACCACCAAGGAACCCGGCCCTGCAGGCAGCCGGGGCTTTGGCCTGGCGCTGTCCCGTGTGCTGTGCCGGCGCAGCGGCGGCGACCTCGCGGTTGCCAACAACAAAGGAGCGGTCTTTACGGCCGTCCTGAAGAGAAGGAAATCCGAGCTGTGA
- a CDS encoding tripartite tricarboxylate transporter permease, with protein MDVFSSLMDGFATALTPMNFLYAVIGVVLGTAVGVLPGLGPAMTVALLLPVTYALEPTSAFIMFAGIYYGGMYGGSTTSILLNTPGESSSVVTAIEGNKMAKAGRAAQALATAAIGSFVAGTIGTTLLAVCAPIVVKFAISLGAPSYFAIMILALLAVTAVLGSSRLRGFASLGLGLAIGLVGLDSVTGQARLTFGVPLLVDGLDIVVVAVAIFAVGEALWVAAHLRRTPMHIIPVGQPWMGKEDWKRSWKPWLRGTAFGFPFGALPAGGAEIPTFLSYVTEKRLSKHPEEFGKGAIEGVAGPEAANNAAAAGTLTPMLALGLPTNATAAVMLAAFTQYGIQPGPQLFESQGPLVWALIASLFIGNLLLLIINLPLAPLWAKLLQIPRPYLYAGILFFATLGAYSVNLQAFDLVLLLALGALGFMMRRYGLPVLPLILGVILGPRLEKQLRQTLQLSAGDPAGLFGEPIAVGIYVIVAVILLWPLLFKLIRRNRPAVLPAVPPATPDTAGQPEAGHLSHFGTRDHTENKEQS; from the coding sequence ATGGATGTCTTCTCCTCCCTGATGGACGGCTTTGCCACCGCCCTGACCCCCATGAATTTCCTCTACGCCGTCATCGGCGTGGTCCTGGGTACCGCCGTCGGCGTCCTGCCCGGCCTCGGCCCGGCCATGACCGTGGCGCTGCTGCTTCCGGTCACCTACGCCCTGGAACCCACCAGCGCCTTCATCATGTTCGCCGGCATCTATTACGGCGGCATGTACGGCGGCTCCACCACCTCCATCCTGCTTAATACGCCGGGCGAATCATCCTCGGTGGTCACCGCCATCGAAGGCAACAAGATGGCCAAAGCCGGCCGGGCCGCGCAGGCATTGGCGACGGCGGCCATCGGCTCGTTCGTTGCCGGCACCATCGGCACCACGCTCCTGGCGGTCTGCGCTCCCATCGTGGTCAAGTTCGCCATCAGCCTGGGCGCGCCGAGCTACTTCGCCATCATGATCCTCGCCCTGCTGGCGGTCACCGCTGTCCTGGGCTCCTCCCGGCTTCGCGGCTTCGCGTCCCTGGGGCTGGGGCTGGCCATCGGGCTGGTGGGCCTCGACTCAGTCACCGGCCAGGCCCGGCTGACATTCGGGGTGCCGCTCCTGGTGGACGGGCTGGACATCGTGGTGGTGGCAGTGGCCATCTTTGCCGTGGGCGAAGCCCTGTGGGTTGCCGCCCACCTGCGCCGGACACCGATGCACATCATTCCGGTGGGTCAGCCCTGGATGGGCAAGGAGGACTGGAAACGGTCCTGGAAGCCGTGGCTCCGCGGCACTGCTTTCGGCTTCCCGTTCGGTGCCCTCCCGGCCGGCGGTGCCGAGATCCCCACGTTCCTCTCCTACGTCACGGAAAAGCGCCTCAGCAAGCACCCCGAGGAATTCGGGAAGGGCGCCATCGAAGGTGTGGCCGGACCCGAGGCAGCCAACAACGCCGCCGCCGCCGGCACCCTGACGCCCATGCTGGCGCTGGGCCTGCCCACCAACGCCACGGCCGCGGTGATGCTGGCAGCCTTCACGCAGTACGGTATCCAGCCGGGCCCGCAGCTGTTCGAAAGCCAGGGCCCGCTGGTGTGGGCGCTGATCGCGAGCCTCTTCATCGGAAACCTGCTGCTGCTGATCATCAACCTGCCGCTGGCGCCCCTGTGGGCGAAGCTGCTGCAGATCCCCCGGCCCTACCTGTACGCCGGCATTTTGTTCTTCGCCACCCTGGGCGCCTACTCGGTGAACCTGCAGGCGTTTGACCTGGTGCTCCTGCTGGCACTCGGCGCCCTGGGGTTCATGATGCGTCGCTACGGGCTCCCGGTTCTGCCGCTCATCCTGGGCGTCATCCTGGGCCCGCGGCTCGAAAAGCAGCTGCGGCAGACCTTGCAGCTCAGCGCCGGCGACCCCGCCGGGCTCTTCGGTGAGCCGATCGCAGTCGGGATCTACGTCATTGTGGCGGTCATCCTGCTGTGGCCGCTGCTGTTCAAGCTGATCCGGCGGAACCGCCCGGCAGTCCTGCCTGCGGTGCCTCCGGCAACCCCGGACACCGCCGGACAACCCGAGGCCGGGCACCTCTCCCACTTCGGCACCAGAGACCACACAGAGAACAAGGAGCAATCATGA
- the hutG gene encoding formimidoylglutamase: protein MVSPALTVDVPPQPWTGRFDGEGAEHRRWWQAVSPYAVAPSESSSDLPGGAAPLNAGAVPAVLLGFASDEGVRRNKGRTGAAAAPAAIRAALGPLAFHLDRAVADAGDVVVADGALEAGQARAGQAVAAMLDAGCLTVMLGGGHETAFASYLGVAGSAEVRGGRRLGILNLDAHFDLREEPLPSSGTPFLQMARAEAAAGREFRYAVLGISEANNTKALFDTAGRLGVRYLADEDCAPGEVQDFVAQFLDGVDVLYLTIDLDVLPASVAPGVSAPAAFGVPLPVIGAVCRQVAESGKLLHLDVAELNPAFDIDGRTAKVAARLVNTLLR from the coding sequence ATGGTTTCTCCCGCGCTCACCGTTGACGTCCCGCCGCAGCCCTGGACGGGACGGTTCGACGGTGAGGGCGCCGAGCACCGCCGCTGGTGGCAGGCGGTGTCCCCCTATGCGGTAGCCCCCTCTGAGTCCTCCTCCGACCTGCCGGGCGGTGCGGCGCCCCTCAATGCCGGTGCCGTCCCCGCCGTGCTCCTCGGGTTCGCAAGCGATGAAGGCGTCCGCCGCAACAAGGGCCGGACCGGCGCCGCCGCAGCCCCCGCAGCCATCCGGGCCGCCCTTGGTCCGCTGGCGTTCCACCTCGACCGCGCAGTGGCCGACGCCGGCGACGTGGTGGTGGCGGACGGCGCGCTGGAAGCCGGCCAGGCCCGCGCCGGGCAGGCTGTTGCGGCCATGCTCGACGCCGGCTGCCTCACCGTGATGCTCGGCGGCGGCCACGAAACGGCCTTTGCCAGCTATTTGGGGGTGGCCGGTTCCGCGGAAGTCCGGGGCGGCCGGCGGCTGGGCATCCTGAACCTCGACGCGCACTTTGATCTTCGCGAGGAACCGCTGCCCAGCTCGGGAACACCGTTCCTGCAGATGGCCCGGGCCGAAGCCGCCGCAGGGCGTGAATTCCGGTACGCCGTCCTCGGGATCTCCGAGGCCAACAACACCAAGGCGCTCTTTGACACGGCCGGGCGGCTGGGCGTGCGGTACCTGGCCGACGAGGACTGCGCACCCGGAGAAGTGCAGGACTTCGTTGCGCAGTTCCTGGACGGCGTCGACGTGCTGTACCTGACAATCGACCTGGACGTCCTTCCGGCATCCGTGGCCCCCGGGGTGAGCGCGCCCGCCGCCTTTGGCGTGCCGCTGCCCGTGATCGGCGCCGTGTGCCGCCAGGTGGCCGAAAGCGGCAAACTCCTGCACCTGGACGTGGCGGAACTGAACCCCGCGTTCGACATCGACGGCCGGACCGCCAAAGTCGCTGCCAGGCTGGTGAACACGCTGCTTCGTTAG
- the hutH gene encoding histidine ammonia-lyase, with amino-acid sequence MTAITHEPLTVTLGSSGVTPEDVVAVARHNATVTIARDALDNVAKVRAHIDGLANSETPAYGISTGFGALANRHIPGELRTQLQKSLIRSHAAGMGPAVEREVVRAIMFLRAKTLASGRTGVRPVVLQTMVDVLNAGITPVVREFGSLGCSGDLAPLSHCALVLMGEGEATGPDGVTYGGRGEQPVAVLLAEHGIEPVTLAEKEGLALVNGTEGMLGMLLMAIADIRKLLTTADITAAMSVEALLGTDQVFLPELHAALRPHPGQAASADNMLRVLSDSPIVASHRIGDSKVQDAYSLRCAPQVAGAVRDTVDHAALVASRELAAAIDNPVVLPDGRVSSNGNFHGAPVAYVLDFLAIAVADLSSIAERRTDRMLDPARSHGLPAFLAEDPGVDSGLMIAQYTQAGLVSDNKRLAVPASVDSIPSSAMQEDHVSMGWHAARKLRKAVENLRRVLAIELVTSARAIDFRTRLSGGELLPGPAGKAVIGVLREHVDGPGADRFLSPELEVVDGLVASGDVVAAAESAVGILA; translated from the coding sequence ATGACCGCCATTACCCACGAACCGCTCACCGTCACCCTCGGCTCCAGCGGCGTCACGCCCGAGGACGTCGTCGCCGTCGCCCGCCACAACGCCACGGTGACCATCGCCCGGGACGCCCTCGACAACGTCGCCAAGGTCCGCGCCCACATCGACGGCCTGGCCAACAGCGAGACTCCCGCCTACGGCATCTCCACCGGCTTCGGTGCGCTGGCCAACCGGCACATCCCCGGTGAGCTCCGCACCCAGCTGCAGAAGTCCCTGATCCGCAGCCACGCCGCCGGCATGGGCCCCGCCGTGGAGCGCGAGGTGGTGCGCGCCATCATGTTCCTGCGCGCCAAAACCCTCGCCTCCGGCCGCACCGGCGTCCGCCCCGTGGTCCTGCAGACCATGGTGGACGTCCTCAACGCCGGCATCACACCGGTGGTCCGCGAGTTCGGTTCGCTGGGCTGCTCCGGCGACCTCGCCCCGCTGTCCCACTGCGCCCTGGTGCTGATGGGTGAAGGGGAAGCAACAGGACCCGACGGCGTGACCTACGGCGGGCGCGGCGAGCAGCCGGTCGCCGTGCTGCTCGCCGAGCACGGCATCGAGCCGGTCACGCTCGCCGAAAAGGAAGGCCTGGCGCTGGTCAACGGCACCGAAGGCATGCTGGGCATGTTGCTGATGGCCATCGCGGACATCCGTAAACTGCTGACGACGGCGGATATCACCGCAGCGATGAGCGTCGAGGCGCTGCTGGGCACGGATCAGGTGTTCCTGCCGGAGCTGCACGCAGCCCTGCGCCCGCACCCGGGTCAGGCCGCCAGTGCGGACAACATGCTGCGGGTGCTGTCCGATTCTCCGATCGTGGCCTCGCACCGGATTGGGGATTCGAAAGTCCAGGACGCCTACTCGCTGCGCTGCGCACCCCAGGTGGCCGGCGCCGTCCGGGACACGGTGGACCACGCCGCGCTGGTGGCCTCCCGCGAGCTGGCTGCCGCCATTGATAACCCGGTGGTCCTGCCGGACGGGCGGGTCAGTTCCAACGGCAACTTCCACGGCGCCCCGGTGGCCTACGTCCTCGACTTCCTCGCCATTGCCGTGGCGGACCTGAGCTCCATCGCCGAGCGCCGGACGGACCGGATGCTGGACCCGGCCCGGTCCCACGGGCTCCCGGCCTTCCTGGCGGAGGATCCGGGCGTTGATTCGGGCCTGATGATCGCCCAGTACACCCAGGCGGGACTGGTCTCGGACAACAAACGGCTGGCCGTCCCGGCGTCAGTGGACTCAATTCCGAGTTCAGCGATGCAGGAGGACCATGTTTCCATGGGCTGGCACGCCGCACGCAAGCTGCGCAAGGCCGTGGAGAACCTGCGCCGCGTCCTGGCGATCGAACTGGTCACCAGCGCACGCGCCATCGATTTCCGCACCCGGTTGTCCGGCGGGGAGCTGCTGCCGGGCCCGGCGGGTAAGGCCGTCATCGGTGTGCTGCGCGAACACGTTGACGGGCCGGGCGCGGACCGGTTCCTCTCCCCGGAACTCGAAGTTGTAGACGGTTTGGTGGCATCCGGGGACGTTGTCGCTGCGGCCGAATCCGCCGTCGGGATTCTTGCCTAG
- a CDS encoding Bug family tripartite tricarboxylate transporter substrate binding protein, with protein sequence MRQIRALRIAAVAAGIALMATGCGATGKTATGPASSGTAAGPVTGLQIMVPNTPGGGYDTTARVAAKVLDDEKIATNTEVFNLAGAGGTVGLARVVNEKGNGDLAMLMGLGVVGASYTNKSESKLTATTPLAKLIEEPGAIMVNKNSPFKTIDDLVTAWKADPASISVGGGSSPGGPDHLLPMQLAGAVGIDPTKVNFVSYDGGGDLLPAILGNKVGFAASGAGEYLKQIESGEVRVLATSGEKRLAGVDAPTLKESNIDLVFSNWRGLVAPPGISDADKAKLIAAVEKMHSSAAWQEALKTHSWTDAFITGDKFETFLKEQDKRVADVLTKLGLA encoded by the coding sequence ATGCGCCAGATCCGCGCATTGCGAATCGCCGCCGTCGCCGCCGGCATCGCCCTGATGGCCACCGGCTGCGGTGCCACCGGAAAGACCGCCACCGGCCCCGCGAGTTCCGGCACCGCTGCCGGCCCGGTGACCGGGCTCCAGATCATGGTTCCCAACACCCCGGGCGGCGGCTACGACACCACCGCCCGCGTTGCCGCGAAGGTCCTCGACGACGAGAAGATCGCCACGAACACCGAGGTCTTCAACCTTGCCGGTGCCGGCGGCACCGTGGGCCTGGCCCGCGTGGTCAACGAAAAGGGCAACGGCGATCTCGCCATGCTCATGGGCCTGGGTGTGGTGGGCGCCAGCTACACCAACAAGTCCGAGTCCAAGCTGACGGCCACCACTCCCCTGGCCAAGCTCATCGAAGAGCCGGGCGCCATCATGGTCAACAAGAACTCGCCGTTCAAGACCATCGATGACCTGGTGACCGCCTGGAAGGCCGATCCCGCTTCCATCAGCGTGGGCGGCGGCTCCTCCCCCGGCGGCCCGGACCACCTGCTGCCCATGCAGCTCGCCGGAGCGGTCGGGATCGATCCCACCAAGGTGAACTTCGTGTCCTACGACGGCGGCGGTGACCTGCTGCCGGCCATCCTGGGCAACAAGGTGGGCTTCGCCGCATCCGGTGCGGGCGAGTACCTCAAGCAGATTGAGTCCGGCGAAGTCCGTGTCCTGGCAACCAGCGGTGAGAAGCGCCTCGCCGGTGTTGACGCCCCCACGCTGAAGGAATCCAACATTGACCTGGTGTTCAGCAACTGGCGCGGACTGGTTGCCCCTCCGGGCATCAGCGACGCCGACAAGGCCAAGCTGATCGCCGCCGTCGAGAAAATGCACAGCAGCGCCGCGTGGCAGGAAGCCCTGAAGACGCACAGCTGGACCGATGCCTTCATCACCGGCGACAAGTTCGAAACCTTCCTGAAAGAGCAGGACAAGCGGGTGGCCGACGTTCTCACGAAGCTGGGCTTGGCGTGA
- a CDS encoding tripartite tricarboxylate transporter TctB family protein encodes MSSASTLAAKLKGRSELGVALLLGAAGAVVIADAARIVTPYSRSDPVGPKTLPFIVGGLLLVCAVLLAINVLRGGKGEVEGGEDVDLSHPADWKTVLPLAGAFIANILLIDWAGWVISGTVLFWGSVWALGGRNYIRDGLISVAMSLLTFYGFYLGLGIALPAGLLEGIL; translated from the coding sequence GTGAGTTCCGCCAGCACCCTGGCTGCAAAGCTCAAAGGCCGCTCCGAGCTGGGGGTTGCCCTCCTGCTCGGAGCGGCCGGGGCCGTGGTCATCGCGGACGCGGCCCGTATTGTCACCCCCTATTCCCGGTCTGATCCCGTAGGACCGAAGACCCTGCCGTTCATCGTGGGCGGCCTGCTGCTGGTCTGCGCCGTCCTGCTGGCCATCAACGTCCTCCGCGGCGGCAAAGGCGAAGTTGAAGGCGGCGAGGACGTGGACCTGTCCCACCCGGCCGACTGGAAGACGGTGCTGCCCCTCGCCGGCGCGTTTATCGCCAACATCCTGCTGATCGACTGGGCCGGCTGGGTCATCTCCGGAACCGTCCTGTTCTGGGGCAGCGTCTGGGCCCTGGGCGGCCGGAACTACATCCGTGACGGCCTCATCTCCGTGGCCATGTCCCTCCTGACCTTTTACGGCTTCTACCTCGGCCTGGGCATTGCCCTGCCCGCCGGTCTCCTGGAAGGGATTCTCTGA
- a CDS encoding NCS2 family permease, translating to MLKQGSALDRYFMISARGSNLSREIRGGFATFFAMSYIVVLNPLILSGPDSSGTTLGFTAVAAVTALVAGILTILMGAWGRHPFALATGLGVNAFVAVTVATNPGLTWPDMMGLVVLSGITMLILVLTGFRTAVFKAVPDGLKTAIVVGIGLFIALIGLVNAGFVRRIPDVAGTTVPVGLGFDGKLLGWPTAVFVFGLILTIALVVRKVKGAILIGIITSTVLSVILELTLHIGPSFDGKTHNPQGWSLVAPSFSGWAAPDLSLIGKANPFGAFEHLGVVAATLLAFVILLSIFFDAMGTMVGLATEAGTIDKNGNIPDVDRVLQVDALGAIIGGGASVSSNQIYVEAGAGIGEGARTGVASIVTGLLFLVAMFVTPLINLVPFEAVAPALVVVGFMMVSQVGKIDWQDWGIAIPAFLTFTLMPFTYSIANGLGAGFIAFVIIRTVQGRVREIHPLMWAVAAAFLLFFAVGPIEAALGLK from the coding sequence ATGCTTAAGCAAGGCTCTGCCCTGGACCGGTACTTTATGATTTCCGCGCGAGGGTCCAACCTCTCGCGCGAGATTCGCGGCGGCTTTGCCACGTTCTTCGCCATGAGCTACATCGTGGTGCTGAACCCGCTGATCCTCTCCGGTCCCGATTCCAGCGGCACCACCCTGGGTTTCACCGCGGTGGCCGCTGTCACGGCGCTCGTAGCCGGCATCCTGACCATCCTGATGGGCGCCTGGGGCAGGCACCCCTTCGCCCTGGCCACCGGCCTGGGCGTCAACGCGTTCGTGGCCGTGACCGTGGCCACCAACCCGGGCCTGACCTGGCCGGACATGATGGGCCTGGTGGTCCTCTCCGGCATCACCATGCTGATCCTGGTCCTCACAGGCTTCCGGACAGCCGTATTCAAGGCCGTTCCCGACGGACTGAAGACCGCCATTGTGGTGGGCATCGGCCTGTTCATTGCCCTGATCGGGCTGGTCAACGCCGGCTTTGTGCGCCGCATCCCGGACGTCGCCGGCACCACGGTCCCGGTGGGCCTGGGCTTCGACGGCAAACTGCTGGGCTGGCCCACGGCCGTCTTCGTCTTTGGCCTGATCCTCACCATCGCCCTGGTGGTCCGCAAGGTCAAGGGCGCCATCCTGATCGGCATCATCACCTCCACGGTGCTTTCGGTCATCCTGGAACTGACCCTCCACATCGGCCCCAGCTTCGACGGCAAGACCCACAACCCGCAGGGCTGGTCCCTGGTGGCGCCGTCCTTCTCCGGCTGGGCGGCTCCCGATCTGTCCCTGATCGGCAAAGCAAACCCGTTCGGCGCGTTCGAGCACCTCGGCGTTGTGGCCGCAACACTGCTGGCCTTCGTGATCCTGCTCAGCATCTTCTTCGACGCCATGGGCACCATGGTGGGCCTGGCCACCGAGGCGGGAACCATCGACAAAAACGGCAACATCCCGGACGTTGACCGGGTGCTTCAGGTGGACGCACTGGGCGCCATCATCGGCGGCGGCGCGTCCGTCTCCTCCAACCAGATCTACGTTGAAGCCGGTGCCGGCATCGGCGAGGGCGCCCGCACGGGTGTGGCCTCCATTGTCACCGGCCTGCTGTTCCTTGTGGCCATGTTCGTCACCCCGCTGATCAACCTGGTCCCCTTCGAGGCCGTGGCGCCGGCCCTGGTAGTGGTGGGGTTCATGATGGTCTCCCAGGTGGGCAAGATCGACTGGCAGGACTGGGGCATCGCCATCCCGGCCTTCCTGACCTTCACCCTCATGCCGTTCACCTACTCGATCGCCAATGGCCTGGGTGCCGGCTTCATTGCGTTTGTCATCATCCGTACCGTCCAGGGCCGGGTCAGGGAAATCCACCCCCTCATGTGGGCCGTGGCTGCCGCCTTCCTGCTGTTCTTCGCCGTGGGACCCATCGAGGCCGCGCTGGGCCTGAAGTAG
- a CDS encoding universal stress protein: MTIVVGYVPTPEGEAALTQAIEEARKLNATLLVINSSKGEALVDNRYAQENQMQGIEERLAAHGIDHVIKQPVRGHDAATEVLDAAEEHNADLIVIGLRRRTPVGKLIMGSTSQRILLEADCPVLAVKAKAAG; this comes from the coding sequence ATGACAATCGTGGTGGGATATGTCCCTACCCCCGAAGGCGAAGCGGCGCTGACCCAGGCCATCGAAGAGGCCAGGAAGTTAAACGCCACCCTGCTGGTCATCAACTCCTCCAAAGGCGAGGCCCTGGTGGATAACCGGTATGCGCAGGAAAACCAAATGCAGGGCATCGAGGAACGCCTGGCGGCGCACGGAATCGACCATGTCATTAAGCAGCCCGTCCGCGGTCACGACGCCGCAACGGAGGTGCTTGATGCCGCGGAGGAGCACAACGCGGACCTGATCGTGATCGGCCTGCGCCGGCGCACCCCGGTGGGCAAGCTGATCATGGGAAGCACCTCACAGCGGATCCTGCTTGAGGCCGATTGCCCCGTCCTGGCGGTGAAGGCGAAGGCCGCCGGCTAG
- a CDS encoding response regulator, with the protein MIKVLIVDDDFMVAKVHAGFIQRTPGFTVVGAAHTGARAVTETARLQPDLVLLDIHLPDANGLDLMHRLREVAPELDVLVISAAREVDTVRKALRGGIVHYLIKPFSQSDLQERLEHYRSAYQGLDASKDVAEQADVNRVFGLDGAAGKDGRPLPKGCSIETLKLVEAALKEADGDLSANEVAVQLGTSRVSARRYLEYLNDEGALEVRLKYGVGRPERRYLLKA; encoded by the coding sequence GTGATCAAAGTCCTGATTGTTGATGACGACTTTATGGTGGCGAAAGTCCACGCGGGCTTCATCCAGCGCACGCCCGGATTCACCGTGGTGGGAGCGGCCCACACCGGCGCCCGGGCGGTGACCGAAACCGCGCGGCTGCAGCCGGACCTGGTCCTGCTCGACATCCACCTCCCGGACGCCAACGGCCTTGACCTGATGCACCGGCTCCGCGAAGTGGCCCCGGAACTGGATGTCCTGGTGATCAGCGCGGCCCGTGAGGTGGACACGGTGCGCAAAGCCCTCCGCGGCGGGATAGTGCACTACCTGATCAAGCCCTTCTCGCAGTCGGATCTGCAGGAACGGCTGGAACATTACCGCAGCGCCTACCAGGGCCTGGACGCCTCCAAGGACGTGGCGGAGCAGGCGGACGTCAACCGGGTGTTCGGCTTGGACGGTGCCGCGGGCAAGGACGGGCGGCCGCTGCCGAAGGGTTGCAGCATCGAAACGCTGAAGCTCGTGGAGGCAGCCCTGAAAGAGGCCGACGGCGACCTGTCCGCCAACGAGGTGGCAGTGCAGTTGGGCACGTCCCGGGTCAGCGCCCGCCGCTACCTTGAATACCTGAACGATGAAGGGGCCCTGGAGGTCCGGCTCAAGTACGGCGTGGGCCGGCCCGAGCGGCGCTACCTGCTGAAGGCCTAA